The following coding sequences lie in one Falco naumanni isolate bFalNau1 chromosome 18, bFalNau1.pat, whole genome shotgun sequence genomic window:
- the NMT1 gene encoding glycylpeptide N-tetradecanoyltransferase 1 isoform X1 has protein sequence MADDSETAVRRPPARPSRPPAEENDHEHCSDCENEAEHGSNRGGLSPANDSGAKKKKKKPKRKKEKGDQPDQAQDQPVKVSSLPAERIQEIQKAIELFSVGQGPAKTMEEATKRSYQFWDTQPVPKLGEVVNTHGPVELDKDNIRQEPYTLPQGFTWDALDLGDRGVLKELYTLLNENYVEDDDNMFRFDYSPEFLLWALRPPGWLPQWHCGVRVVSSKKLVGFISAIPATIHIYDTEKKMVEINFLCVHKKLRSKRVAPVLIREITRRVHLEGIFQAVYTAGVVLPKPVGTCRYWHRSLNPRKLIEVKFSHLSRNMTMQRTTKLYRLPETPKTPGLRPMEHRDISAVHKLLTEYLKQFHLTPIMSREEVEHWFLPQENIIDTFVVESAPGEVTDFMSFYTLPSTIMNHPTHKSLKAAYSFYNVHTKTPLIDLMSDALILAKSKGFDVFNALDLMENKTFLEKLKFGIGDGNLQYYLYNWKCPSMAPEKVGLVLQ, from the exons ATGGCGGACGACAGTGAGACAGCAGTGAGGCGGCCCCCGGCGAGGCCTTCGCGGCCGCCGGCGGAAGAGAACGACCACGAGCACTGCAGTGACTGCGAAAACGAGGCGGAGCACGGCTCCAACCGAGG CGGCTTGAGTCCAGCAAATGACAGCGGagccaaaaagaagaaaaagaaacctaaacggaagaaagagaaaggagatcAGCCTGACCAGGCTCAGGACCAGCCGGTGAAG GTGAGCTCTTTACCTGCTGAGAGGATCCAGGAGATTCAGAAAGCCATTGAGCTCTTCTCTGTAGGTCAGGGCCCTGCCAAAACCATGGAGGAAGCCACCAAGAGGAGCTACCAGTTCTGGGACACGCAGCCGGTGCCCAAGTTAG GAGAAGTGGTGAACACTCATGGTCCTGTTGAGCTGGACAAAGACAATATCCGTCAGGAGCCGTACACCTTGCCCCAGGGCTTCACCTGGGATGCCCTAGACCTTGGGGATAGAGGTGTG CTGAAAGAGCTGTACACACTTCTGAATGAGAACTACGTGGAGGATGACGACAACATGTTCCGGTTCGATTACTCTCCTGAGTTCCTGCTGTG GGCACTGCGTCCTCCAGGCTGGTTGCCCCAGTGGCACTGTGGAGTCAGAGTTGTCTCCAGCAAGAAACTGGTTGGATTTATCAGTGCAATTCCAGCCACTATCCACATCTATGACAC GGAGAAGAAGATGGTAGAGATAAACTTCCTGTGCGTCCACAAAAAGCTGCGCTCCAAACGGGTGGCTCCAGTTCTGATCCGCGAGATCACGCGGCGGGTTCATCTGGAGGGGATCTTTCAGGCTGTTTACACTGCGGGAGTGGTGCTGCCAAAGCCTGTGGGGACTTGCAG GTATTGGCACCGGTCCCTGAATCCTCGGAAACTCATCGAGGTCAAATTTTCCCACCTGAGCAGGAACATGACTATGCAACGTACCACGAAGCTTTACCGATTGCCCGAG ACTCCCAAGACTCCTGGCTTGCGGCCAATGGAGCACAGAGATATCTCTGCAGTGCACAAGCTGTTGACCGAGTACCTGAAGCAGTTCCACTTGACGCCCATCATGAGCCGAGAAGAGGTGGAGCACTGGTTCTTACCTCAGGAGAATATCATCGACACCTTTGTGGTAGAG AGCGCCCCAGGGGAGGTGACAGACTTTATGAGCTTCTACACGCTGCCTTCCACCATCATGAACCACCCAACTCACAAGAGCCTGAAGGCAGCTTACTCCTTCTACAACGTTCACACCAAGACGCCTCTCATCGACCTCATGAGTGATGCTCTCATACTCGCCAAGTCG AAAGGATTCGATGTCTTCAATGCACTGGATctcatggaaaacaaaaccttcctGGAGAAGCTGAAGTTTGGGATTGGGGACGGGAACCTGCAGTATTACCTGTACAATTGGAAGTGTCCCAGCATGGCACCAGAGAAG GTCGGACTGGTGTTGCAGTAA
- the NMT1 gene encoding glycylpeptide N-tetradecanoyltransferase 1 isoform X2, whose translation MADDSETAVRRPPARPSRPPAEENDHEHCSDCENEAEHGSNRGGLSPANDSGAKKKKKKPKRKKEKGDQPDQAQDQPVKVSSLPAERIQEIQKAIELFSVGQGPAKTMEEATKRSYQFWDTQPVPKLGEVVNTHGPVELDKDNIRQEPYTLPQGFTWDALDLGDRGVLKELYTLLNENYVEDDDNMFRFDYSPEFLLWEKKMVEINFLCVHKKLRSKRVAPVLIREITRRVHLEGIFQAVYTAGVVLPKPVGTCRYWHRSLNPRKLIEVKFSHLSRNMTMQRTTKLYRLPETPKTPGLRPMEHRDISAVHKLLTEYLKQFHLTPIMSREEVEHWFLPQENIIDTFVVESAPGEVTDFMSFYTLPSTIMNHPTHKSLKAAYSFYNVHTKTPLIDLMSDALILAKSKGFDVFNALDLMENKTFLEKLKFGIGDGNLQYYLYNWKCPSMAPEKVGLVLQ comes from the exons ATGGCGGACGACAGTGAGACAGCAGTGAGGCGGCCCCCGGCGAGGCCTTCGCGGCCGCCGGCGGAAGAGAACGACCACGAGCACTGCAGTGACTGCGAAAACGAGGCGGAGCACGGCTCCAACCGAGG CGGCTTGAGTCCAGCAAATGACAGCGGagccaaaaagaagaaaaagaaacctaaacggaagaaagagaaaggagatcAGCCTGACCAGGCTCAGGACCAGCCGGTGAAG GTGAGCTCTTTACCTGCTGAGAGGATCCAGGAGATTCAGAAAGCCATTGAGCTCTTCTCTGTAGGTCAGGGCCCTGCCAAAACCATGGAGGAAGCCACCAAGAGGAGCTACCAGTTCTGGGACACGCAGCCGGTGCCCAAGTTAG GAGAAGTGGTGAACACTCATGGTCCTGTTGAGCTGGACAAAGACAATATCCGTCAGGAGCCGTACACCTTGCCCCAGGGCTTCACCTGGGATGCCCTAGACCTTGGGGATAGAGGTGTG CTGAAAGAGCTGTACACACTTCTGAATGAGAACTACGTGGAGGATGACGACAACATGTTCCGGTTCGATTACTCTCCTGAGTTCCTGCTGTG GGAGAAGAAGATGGTAGAGATAAACTTCCTGTGCGTCCACAAAAAGCTGCGCTCCAAACGGGTGGCTCCAGTTCTGATCCGCGAGATCACGCGGCGGGTTCATCTGGAGGGGATCTTTCAGGCTGTTTACACTGCGGGAGTGGTGCTGCCAAAGCCTGTGGGGACTTGCAG GTATTGGCACCGGTCCCTGAATCCTCGGAAACTCATCGAGGTCAAATTTTCCCACCTGAGCAGGAACATGACTATGCAACGTACCACGAAGCTTTACCGATTGCCCGAG ACTCCCAAGACTCCTGGCTTGCGGCCAATGGAGCACAGAGATATCTCTGCAGTGCACAAGCTGTTGACCGAGTACCTGAAGCAGTTCCACTTGACGCCCATCATGAGCCGAGAAGAGGTGGAGCACTGGTTCTTACCTCAGGAGAATATCATCGACACCTTTGTGGTAGAG AGCGCCCCAGGGGAGGTGACAGACTTTATGAGCTTCTACACGCTGCCTTCCACCATCATGAACCACCCAACTCACAAGAGCCTGAAGGCAGCTTACTCCTTCTACAACGTTCACACCAAGACGCCTCTCATCGACCTCATGAGTGATGCTCTCATACTCGCCAAGTCG AAAGGATTCGATGTCTTCAATGCACTGGATctcatggaaaacaaaaccttcctGGAGAAGCTGAAGTTTGGGATTGGGGACGGGAACCTGCAGTATTACCTGTACAATTGGAAGTGTCCCAGCATGGCACCAGAGAAG GTCGGACTGGTGTTGCAGTAA
- the DCAKD gene encoding dephospho-CoA kinase domain-containing protein — protein MFLVGLSGGIASGKSTVVAVLRELGCAVIDADVIAREVVQPHFKAYQQIVHYFGPEILLENGEINREALGNIIFSCPEKRQLLNSITHPEIQKEMLKQILKYFVLGYRYVILDIPLLFETKRLTKFMKYTVLVYCDPPTQLSRLMKRNGLSQAEAEARIASQLPLDVKRKLASHIIDNSGDQESTCRQVLRLHAHLEDSLDFLWAWLAAGTVVAGLGGLVYLLLGRFIS, from the exons ATGTTCCTGGTCGGACTCTCGGGTGGAATCGCATCTGGGAAGAGCACGGTGGTGGCCGTACTCCGGGAACTAGGCTGTGCTGTGATTGATGCTGATGTTATTGCCAGAGAGG TGGTGCAGCCCCACTTCAAGGCCTATCAGCAGATAGTGCATTACTTTGGCCCTGAGATCCTCTTGGAGAATGGAGAGATAAACCGTGAGGCTCTAGGAAACATTATCTTCTCCTGCCCGGAGAAACGGCAGCTGCTGAACTCTATCACCCATCCGGAGATCCAGAAAGAGATGCTGAAGCAGATCTTGAAATACTTTGTGCTAG GCTACCGCTACGTGATCCTTGACATCCCACTGCTCTTTGAGACCAAAAGGTTGACCAAGTTTATGAAATACACGGTCTTGGTTTATTG CGACCCACCGACGCAGCTATCTCGGCTGATGAAGAGGAATGGGCTGTcccaggcagaggcagaagctCGCATCGCCTCCCAGCTGCCACTGGACGTGAAGCGCAAATTAGCTAGTCACATCATTGATAACTCTGGGGACCAGGAGAGCACGTGCCGGCAGGTCCTGAGGCTGCATGCTCACTTGGAGGATTCCCTGGATTTCCTCTGGGCATGGCTGGCGGCGGGCACGGTTGTAGCTGGGCTCGGAGGGCTGGTGTACCTCCTCCTCGGGCGTTTCATCTCTtaa